One window from the genome of Mycolicibacterium gadium encodes:
- a CDS encoding nitroreductase family deazaflavin-dependent oxidoreductase: MQLPQWLARFNRHVTNPIQRLWAGWAPTMGILEHVGRKSGKRYRTPLTVFSTEDGVAILLTYGPDRDWLKNITAAGSGRMRRYGRNFEVRDPLVVPKAQAAPSVTGLGRLVFARLPFEQAVLLTRV; this comes from the coding sequence ATGCAACTACCGCAATGGCTCGCGCGGTTCAACAGGCACGTGACCAATCCGATCCAGCGGCTGTGGGCGGGTTGGGCGCCGACGATGGGAATTCTCGAGCATGTCGGCCGCAAATCGGGAAAGCGGTACCGCACCCCGCTGACGGTGTTCTCCACCGAGGACGGTGTGGCGATCCTGCTGACGTACGGACCCGACCGGGACTGGCTCAAGAACATCACCGCGGCCGGTAGCGGCCGAATGAGGCGTTACGGCAGAAACTTTGAGGTGCGCGATCCGCTGGTCGTGCCGAAGGCCCAAGCGGCGCCGTCGGTGACAGGGTTGGGGCGGCTGGTCTTCGCGCGGCTACCGTTCGAGCAGGCCGTGCTGCTAACCAGGGTCTAG
- the hemB gene encoding porphobilinogen synthase, with the protein MSYPSHRPRRLRSTPALRRLVAQTSLEPRHLVLPMFVADGISESRPIASMPGVVQHTRDSLRRAAAEAVAAGVGGLMLFGVPRDEDKDAGGSVGVSADGILNVALRDLAKDLGEDTVLMADTCLDEFTDHGHCGVLDATGRVDNDATNRRYVELAVAQADSGAHVVSPSGMMDGQVGAIRAGLDAAGHIDTVILAYAAKFASGFYGPFREAVSSSLQGDRRTYQQEPGNAREALHEVDLDIDEGADIVMVKPAMAYLDVVRAVADISPVPVAAYQVSGEYAMICAAAEKGWIDPQTVALETLTGIRRAGADIVLTYWAADVAAWLA; encoded by the coding sequence ATGTCCTATCCGAGTCACCGTCCCCGTCGGCTCCGGTCGACACCTGCGCTGCGTCGGCTGGTCGCGCAAACCTCTTTGGAGCCAAGGCATCTGGTGCTGCCGATGTTCGTTGCCGACGGGATTTCGGAATCGCGGCCCATCGCGTCCATGCCCGGCGTCGTACAGCACACCCGTGACTCGTTGCGCCGCGCCGCCGCCGAGGCGGTCGCCGCGGGCGTCGGCGGTCTGATGCTGTTCGGTGTGCCGCGCGACGAGGACAAGGATGCCGGCGGGTCGGTCGGGGTTTCGGCGGACGGCATTCTCAACGTGGCGCTGCGGGATCTGGCGAAGGACCTCGGCGAGGACACGGTGCTGATGGCCGACACCTGCCTCGACGAGTTCACCGATCACGGTCACTGTGGTGTCCTCGACGCCACCGGCAGGGTCGACAACGACGCGACCAATCGGCGCTACGTCGAACTTGCTGTGGCACAGGCTGATTCAGGTGCGCACGTGGTCAGCCCCAGTGGCATGATGGATGGGCAGGTGGGGGCCATCCGCGCCGGTCTGGACGCGGCCGGCCACATCGACACCGTGATCCTGGCCTACGCTGCCAAATTCGCTTCGGGCTTCTACGGTCCGTTCCGGGAGGCGGTGTCCTCGAGCCTGCAAGGCGACAGGCGCACCTATCAGCAGGAGCCGGGCAACGCCCGCGAAGCGCTGCACGAGGTGGACCTCGACATCGACGAGGGAGCCGACATCGTGATGGTCAAGCCCGCGATGGCCTACCTCGACGTGGTCCGCGCGGTCGCCGACATCTCGCCGGTGCCGGTGGCCGCCTACCAGGTGTCCGGCGAATACGCGATGATCTGCGCCGCGGCCGAGAAGGGCTGGATCGACCCGCAGACCGTCGCGCTGGAGACGTTGACCGGCATCCGCAGGGCAGGCGCCGACATCGTGCTGACGTACTGGGCGGCCGACGTCGCCGCCTGGCTGGCGTGA
- a CDS encoding oxygenase MpaB family protein has protein sequence MTDLAENAEQTLDALPLGPDSLVWRYFGDNRMYLIGPRPAVLQNMLAELGQGVLDHSVFFADTAARVKRSLPPIFMTVYGADDDNEGTRVRDFHTNIKGEMPDGSRYHALDPDTYFWAHATFVEQVLYFADTFVKRLTRAEKEQIYLESKTWYRRYGVSERPMPADYDEFERYWNRMIDEIVVAHPTAKYGVGYVTKGFPRPKGVSPVLWRLIAPVFNPVAAFLTTGGMPPRTRDLLGLPWSERQERRYQRFAALWRTRAVNWLWDHLPMRLRYNTFAQTGYARA, from the coding sequence ATGACCGATTTGGCCGAGAATGCCGAACAGACGCTCGACGCCCTGCCATTGGGTCCGGACTCGCTGGTCTGGCGGTATTTCGGCGACAATCGGATGTACCTGATCGGGCCTCGGCCCGCCGTCCTGCAGAACATGCTCGCCGAACTCGGCCAGGGCGTGCTGGACCATTCGGTGTTCTTCGCCGACACCGCCGCCCGGGTCAAGCGGTCGCTGCCACCGATCTTCATGACGGTCTATGGTGCCGACGACGACAACGAGGGGACCCGGGTCCGCGACTTTCACACCAACATCAAGGGCGAGATGCCGGACGGCTCCCGCTACCACGCGCTGGATCCGGACACGTACTTCTGGGCGCACGCCACATTCGTCGAGCAGGTGCTCTACTTCGCCGATACGTTCGTCAAGCGATTGACCCGTGCGGAGAAGGAACAGATCTACCTCGAGTCCAAGACGTGGTATCGCCGCTACGGCGTGAGCGAGCGGCCGATGCCCGCCGACTACGACGAGTTCGAGCGGTATTGGAACCGGATGATCGACGAGATCGTCGTCGCACATCCGACCGCCAAGTACGGCGTCGGCTATGTCACCAAGGGCTTCCCGCGCCCCAAAGGAGTCTCGCCGGTGCTGTGGCGGCTGATCGCGCCCGTCTTCAACCCCGTGGCCGCGTTCCTCACCACCGGCGGCATGCCGCCGCGGACCAGGGACCTGCTCGGGCTGCCGTGGAGTGAGCGCCAAGAACGCCGATACCAGCGCTTCGCCGCGCTGTGGCGCACCCGGGCGGTGAACTGGCTGTGGGATCATCTGCCAATGCGGTTGCGCTACAACACGTTCGCCCAGACCGGCTATGCCAGGGCCTGA
- a CDS encoding pyridoxamine 5'-phosphate oxidase family protein, protein MTSLEKIAPAFIEMAHSIVWASAATVDANGHPRSRVLHPIWEWDGTDLFGWVATVPSPVKKAHLAVHPQMSLNYWTPSQDTCSAECLVEWYLDDETRAAVWGKFANAPAPVGYDPRVIPQWEKGPTSEDFAALRLAPYRLRVMAGTVMLKGEGAPLFWSAE, encoded by the coding sequence GTGACCTCTCTCGAGAAGATCGCGCCCGCGTTCATCGAGATGGCCCATTCGATCGTGTGGGCCTCCGCCGCCACCGTCGATGCCAACGGCCATCCGCGCAGCCGGGTGCTCCACCCGATCTGGGAGTGGGACGGCACCGACCTGTTCGGCTGGGTCGCGACGGTGCCGAGTCCGGTGAAGAAGGCGCACCTTGCCGTGCATCCGCAGATGTCGCTGAACTACTGGACCCCGAGCCAGGACACCTGCAGCGCCGAGTGCCTCGTCGAGTGGTATCTCGACGACGAGACCCGCGCCGCGGTCTGGGGCAAATTCGCCAATGCTCCGGCACCGGTGGGCTATGACCCCCGGGTCATTCCGCAATGGGAGAAGGGGCCAACTTCCGAGGATTTCGCCGCGTTGCGGCTAGCCCCGTACCGGCTGAGAGTCATGGCCGGAACGGTCATGCTGAAAGGTGAAGGCGCACCGCTGTTTTGGAGTGCGGAGTGA
- a CDS encoding bifunctional uroporphyrinogen-III C-methyltransferase/uroporphyrinogen-III synthase codes for MTGQGSGRGRKPKPGRITFVGSGPGDPGLLTTRARTVLANAALVFTDPDVPEAVLALAGSELPPPSGPEPADPPAPVDGDAAGNVAPTIFPNLRGGPGGPDIRPALGDPAEVAKTLAAESRAGADVVRLVAGDPLSVDAVITEVTALAKTHLDFEIVPGLPDTTAVPTYAGLPLGSAHTVADVRGDVDWESLAAAPGPLILHATASHLPDAARTLIEYGLAENTQTVVTANGTTCQQRSVETTLAGLLDKATLAGAESSGPFAGPLVVTIGKTVANRAKLNWWESRALYGWTVLVPRTKDQAGEMSEKLVSHGALPIEVPTIAVEPPRSPAQMERAVKGLVDGRFQWVVFTSTNAVRAVWEKFNEFGLDARAFSGVKIACVGQATADRVRAFGINPELVPVGEQSSIGLLDEFPPYDDVFDPVNRVLLPRADIATETLAEGLRERGWEIEDVTAYRTVRAAPPPAQTREMIKTGGFDAVCFTSSSTVRNLVGIAGKPHARTIVACIGPKTAETAAEFGLRVDVQPEVAAVGPLVEALAEHAARLRAEGALPPPRKKSRRR; via the coding sequence ATGACAGGCCAAGGGAGCGGGCGAGGGCGTAAGCCGAAGCCGGGCCGCATCACGTTCGTCGGTTCGGGCCCGGGCGATCCGGGTCTGCTGACGACGCGGGCCCGCACGGTGCTAGCCAACGCCGCCCTGGTGTTCACAGATCCCGACGTGCCGGAAGCGGTGCTCGCCCTCGCGGGTTCTGAGCTGCCGCCGCCGTCGGGCCCCGAACCCGCCGATCCGCCGGCACCCGTCGACGGCGACGCAGCCGGGAATGTGGCACCCACGATTTTCCCCAACTTGCGCGGGGGTCCAGGCGGTCCCGACATCCGGCCCGCGCTGGGCGATCCGGCCGAAGTCGCCAAGACGCTGGCGGCCGAATCGCGCGCCGGCGCCGACGTCGTGCGTCTGGTGGCTGGTGATCCACTTTCGGTGGATGCGGTGATCACCGAGGTGACGGCGCTGGCGAAGACGCACCTGGATTTCGAGATCGTGCCGGGCCTGCCCGACACCACCGCGGTGCCCACGTATGCGGGCCTGCCGCTGGGGTCGGCGCACACCGTCGCCGATGTCCGCGGCGACGTGGACTGGGAGTCCCTGGCCGCGGCGCCGGGACCACTGATCTTGCACGCCACCGCATCTCACCTTCCCGATGCGGCGCGCACGCTCATCGAGTACGGCCTCGCCGAGAACACCCAGACCGTGGTGACCGCGAACGGTACGACGTGCCAACAGCGTTCGGTCGAGACGACGCTGGCCGGGCTGTTGGACAAGGCGACACTGGCCGGTGCAGAGTCCTCCGGTCCGTTTGCCGGGCCGCTGGTGGTCACGATCGGCAAGACCGTCGCCAACCGCGCCAAGCTGAACTGGTGGGAGAGTCGCGCTCTGTACGGCTGGACCGTATTGGTGCCGCGCACCAAGGACCAGGCCGGCGAGATGAGCGAAAAGCTGGTGTCCCACGGCGCATTGCCGATCGAGGTGCCGACCATCGCCGTCGAGCCGCCGCGCAGCCCCGCGCAGATGGAGCGCGCGGTCAAGGGCCTCGTCGACGGACGGTTCCAGTGGGTCGTGTTCACCTCCACCAACGCGGTGCGTGCGGTGTGGGAGAAGTTCAACGAGTTCGGCCTCGATGCCCGCGCATTCTCCGGAGTGAAGATCGCGTGCGTCGGTCAGGCGACCGCCGATCGGGTGCGCGCTTTCGGTATCAACCCCGAGCTGGTACCTGTCGGTGAACAGTCGTCGATCGGCTTGCTCGACGAGTTCCCCCCGTACGATGACGTGTTCGATCCGGTGAACCGGGTGCTGCTGCCACGCGCCGACATCGCCACCGAGACGCTGGCCGAAGGTCTGCGTGAACGCGGTTGGGAGATCGAGGATGTCACCGCGTACCGCACGGTGCGGGCGGCACCGCCGCCGGCGCAGACGCGCGAGATGATCAAGACCGGTGGTTTCGACGCGGTGTGCTTCACCTCGAGTTCAACGGTGCGCAATCTCGTCGGCATCGCCGGCAAGCCGCACGCACGCACGATCGTGGCGTGCATCGGGCCCAAGACCGCTGAAACCGCAGCGGAGTTCGGCCTGCGTGTCGATGTGCAGCCTGAGGTCGCCGCCGTCGGTCCACTGGTCGAGGCGCTCGCCGAGCACGCAGCCCGGTTGCGCGCCGAAGGTGCGTTGCCCCCGCCGCGTAAGAAAAGTCGTCGCCGCTAA
- a CDS encoding WS/DGAT/MGAT family O-acyltransferase, translated as MAKRLSPQDMIFLYGETPSSMMHVAALMPFTPPADAPANYLRQMFEETRDLDVVEPWNLKLSHPRMLFRPDQSWVVDEKFDIDYHVRRSALASPGDERELGILVSRLHSQNIDFTRPPWELHFIEGLEGGRFAIYMKIHHSLVDGYTGNKILERSMSTDPTLRDQPLFFNVGPPSKKRSKAPAPARNPIMSLVGGLLGGAVGGAQSVVNVGKALYNTQIRSDDEYGHITNSFQAPHSILNKHISRNRRFATQVYPFERLKSIGSKHDATVNDVALTIIGGGLRAFLDQLGELPAKPLVAFLPVNIRPKDDVGGGNAVGTILTTMGTDIDDPVERLHAITAATRAAKGQLQNMSQSEVLAYTAALMAPTALQLASAMTGVRGPLPFTFNLCVSNVPGPRETLYLNGSRLEATYPVSIPMHGMALNITLESYADTLNFGFIGCRDALPHLQRLAVYTGDALDELDKLA; from the coding sequence GTGGCAAAGCGTCTGAGTCCGCAGGACATGATCTTCCTGTACGGCGAAACTCCCAGCTCGATGATGCACGTCGCCGCGCTGATGCCATTCACCCCGCCGGCCGACGCGCCGGCCAATTATCTGCGCCAGATGTTCGAGGAAACTCGGGACCTCGACGTCGTCGAACCCTGGAATCTCAAGCTGTCCCATCCGCGCATGCTGTTTCGGCCGGACCAGTCGTGGGTCGTAGACGAGAAGTTCGATATCGACTACCACGTCCGCCGGTCGGCGCTCGCGAGTCCCGGCGACGAGCGCGAACTGGGCATCCTGGTCTCCCGGCTGCACAGCCAGAACATCGACTTCACCCGGCCGCCGTGGGAATTGCACTTCATCGAAGGGCTCGAGGGCGGGCGGTTCGCGATCTACATGAAGATCCACCACTCGTTGGTGGACGGGTACACGGGGAACAAGATCCTCGAGCGAAGCATGTCGACCGACCCGACGCTGCGGGATCAGCCGCTGTTCTTCAACGTCGGCCCGCCGTCGAAGAAGCGCTCGAAGGCACCTGCGCCGGCCCGCAATCCCATAATGAGTCTGGTCGGCGGCTTGCTGGGCGGCGCCGTCGGCGGCGCTCAGTCGGTGGTCAACGTCGGAAAGGCGTTGTACAACACTCAAATCCGCAGCGACGACGAGTATGGGCACATCACCAACTCGTTCCAGGCGCCGCATTCGATCCTGAACAAGCACATCAGTCGCAATCGCCGGTTCGCCACCCAGGTATACCCGTTCGAGCGCCTCAAGAGCATCGGCAGCAAGCACGACGCCACCGTCAACGATGTCGCGCTCACGATCATCGGCGGGGGACTCCGCGCGTTTCTCGATCAACTCGGGGAATTGCCCGCCAAACCCTTGGTCGCATTTCTGCCGGTCAACATCCGACCCAAGGACGACGTCGGCGGTGGTAACGCGGTGGGGACGATCTTGACCACGATGGGCACCGACATCGACGACCCGGTCGAAAGGCTGCACGCGATCACCGCGGCGACGCGCGCGGCGAAGGGTCAGCTGCAGAACATGTCACAGTCCGAGGTGCTGGCCTACACCGCGGCGTTGATGGCGCCGACGGCATTGCAGCTCGCCAGTGCGATGACGGGCGTCAGGGGACCGTTGCCCTTCACATTCAACCTGTGCGTCAGCAACGTTCCCGGGCCGCGAGAAACCTTGTATCTCAACGGAAGCCGTCTGGAAGCCACCTATCCGGTTTCGATTCCGATGCACGGTATGGCGCTCAACATCACGCTGGAGAGCTACGCCGACACTTTGAACTTCGGATTCATCGGATGCCGGGACGCCCTGCCACACCTGCAGCGCCTCGCGGTGTACACCGGTGACGCGCTTGACGAATTGGACAAGCTGGCCTGA
- a CDS encoding cytochrome P450: protein MTSTVDVSTLPLVPKNPLPIHRLVKLVRRLDTGQEVIRDAGGPITRIQFGPKSFMPPIVAVMSPEAMRDVLGRSDASSDRCVIHDEVRNMAGDSLFVLPNEQWRPRKRALQPVFTKYNVRNFGGHMSRAAQHFVDRWPAGGDVDLDVECRKIAMQSLGRSVLGVDLNERADTIANCMHVASAYTADRALRPVRAPRWLPTPARRRASAAVRKMRTITDEMVRACRADPTRHAPLVQALLAATDPETGQPISDDDISNDLLIFMLAGHDTTATALTYSLWILGHHPDVQDRVAAEAAAIGDRELTPDDVPALGYTVQVLHEALRLCPPAAGVARLATRDIAVNGYRVQAGSLIAVGIYALHHDPTLWPNPMDFDPDRFSPENVRTRDRWQFLPFLGGGRPCIGEHFARLETTLALATIVRAMKVSSLDEDFACEVPFTTVAKGPIRARVDPRHAGR from the coding sequence GTGACCTCTACCGTCGACGTCAGCACCCTGCCGTTGGTGCCGAAGAATCCCCTGCCGATCCATCGGCTGGTGAAGCTGGTGCGCAGGCTGGACACCGGGCAGGAAGTCATCCGCGATGCCGGTGGCCCCATCACCCGCATCCAGTTCGGACCGAAGAGCTTCATGCCGCCGATCGTGGCGGTGATGTCGCCCGAAGCGATGCGTGATGTGTTGGGGCGCAGCGACGCATCGTCGGACCGGTGCGTCATCCACGACGAGGTGCGGAACATGGCGGGCGACAGCCTGTTCGTGCTGCCCAACGAACAGTGGCGCCCCCGTAAGCGGGCGCTGCAACCGGTGTTCACCAAGTACAACGTCCGTAACTTCGGCGGTCACATGTCCCGCGCCGCACAGCATTTCGTCGATCGCTGGCCGGCGGGCGGCGATGTGGACCTCGACGTGGAATGCCGAAAGATCGCCATGCAGTCGTTGGGCCGTTCGGTGCTGGGTGTCGACCTCAACGAACGTGCCGACACGATCGCAAACTGTATGCATGTAGCGTCCGCCTACACCGCCGACCGGGCGTTACGGCCGGTGCGCGCACCGCGGTGGTTGCCGACACCGGCGCGCCGCCGGGCCAGCGCCGCGGTCCGGAAAATGCGCACGATCACCGATGAGATGGTGCGGGCCTGCCGCGCGGATCCCACCCGGCACGCGCCGCTGGTGCAGGCTCTGCTCGCGGCGACCGATCCGGAAACCGGGCAACCGATCTCGGACGACGACATCTCCAATGACCTGCTGATCTTCATGCTCGCCGGCCACGACACCACCGCGACGGCGCTCACGTACTCGTTGTGGATCCTGGGCCACCATCCCGACGTCCAGGACCGGGTGGCCGCCGAGGCGGCGGCCATCGGCGATCGAGAGCTGACACCCGACGACGTGCCCGCACTCGGCTACACGGTGCAGGTGCTGCACGAAGCGCTGCGGCTGTGTCCTCCCGCGGCGGGTGTCGCGCGGCTGGCGACTCGCGATATCGCGGTCAATGGATACCGAGTGCAGGCGGGCAGCCTCATCGCCGTGGGCATCTATGCGCTGCACCACGATCCGACGTTATGGCCCAATCCGATGGACTTCGACCCCGACCGGTTCAGCCCAGAGAACGTCAGGACCCGCGATCGCTGGCAGTTCCTCCCGTTCCTCGGCGGTGGGCGCCCCTGCATCGGCGAACATTTCGCACGGCTGGAAACCACGCTGGCGCTGGCCACCATCGTCCGGGCGATGAAGGTCAGCTCGCTGGACGAGGACTTCGCCTGCGAGGTGCCGTTCACCACGGTTGCCAAGGGGCCCATCCGCGCGCGCGTCGACCCGCGGCACGCAGGCCGCTAG
- a CDS encoding DUF3093 family protein — MTDTGSPPQVLFYEPGATWWWILAGPVAGISMALIQLSAGYGIQWLVPGIFFVLVTGFLWIQIKAARIHTSVELTPDHLRQGEERISIDDIVRIYPEATGAETPKWQSSRALGELTGVPRGRKGIGLKLTNDRGAQAWARKHQRLRTELIRLVEERIPPEPRP; from the coding sequence GTGACGGACACCGGTTCGCCGCCCCAGGTCCTGTTCTACGAGCCGGGTGCCACGTGGTGGTGGATCCTGGCCGGCCCCGTCGCGGGCATCTCCATGGCGCTGATCCAACTCTCGGCCGGCTACGGCATCCAATGGCTGGTGCCGGGCATCTTCTTCGTCCTCGTGACCGGGTTCTTGTGGATCCAGATCAAGGCGGCCCGGATCCACACCTCCGTGGAACTGACACCGGATCATCTGCGCCAGGGCGAAGAACGCATCAGCATCGACGACATCGTGCGGATCTATCCCGAGGCCACCGGCGCTGAAACGCCGAAATGGCAGTCGTCGCGCGCACTCGGCGAACTCACCGGGGTGCCACGTGGACGTAAGGGCATCGGCCTCAAGCTGACCAACGACCGCGGTGCCCAGGCATGGGCACGCAAGCATCAGCGGTTGCGGACCGAACTGATCCGACTGGTCGAGGAACGCATCCCGCCGGAGCCTAGGCCGTGA
- a CDS encoding histidine phosphatase family protein, with protein sequence MTENTVVHVMRHGEVHNPEKILYGRLPDYHLSDRGRAQAQAVADWLAERDITYVVASPLERAQETAAPIAGAHDLPIDTDGDLIESTNIFQGQRVSPGDGALRNPKNWWHLRNPRQPSWGEPYREIAERMTAALERARLEAAGHEAVCVSHQLPVETLRRAMTKRNLHHFPTRRLCNLASLTSFYFHDDAFVGWGYAELAGQ encoded by the coding sequence ATGACCGAGAACACGGTAGTGCACGTGATGCGCCACGGCGAGGTGCACAACCCGGAGAAGATCTTGTACGGCCGGCTGCCGGACTACCACCTCTCGGACCGGGGTCGGGCCCAGGCGCAGGCGGTCGCCGACTGGTTGGCGGAGCGCGACATCACCTACGTCGTGGCATCGCCGTTGGAGCGCGCACAAGAGACCGCCGCGCCGATCGCGGGCGCGCACGATCTGCCGATCGACACCGACGGCGATCTGATCGAGTCGACGAATATCTTTCAGGGCCAACGGGTATCGCCGGGCGACGGTGCGCTGCGCAATCCGAAGAACTGGTGGCACCTGCGGAATCCGCGGCAGCCGTCGTGGGGTGAGCCGTACCGGGAGATCGCCGAACGGATGACGGCGGCGCTGGAGCGGGCCCGCCTCGAGGCGGCCGGTCATGAAGCGGTGTGCGTCAGCCACCAGCTGCCGGTCGAGACATTGCGGCGCGCCATGACGAAGCGCAACCTGCATCACTTCCCGACCCGGCGGCTGTGCAACCTGGCTTCGCTGACCTCCTTCTACTTCCACGACGATGCCTTCGTCGGTTGGGGTTATGCGGAGCTGGCCGGGCAGTGA
- the hemL gene encoding glutamate-1-semialdehyde 2,1-aminomutase — translation MRSTSSATATSAALFTDACALIPGGVNSPVRAFNSVGGTPRFITSASGYWLTDADDNKYVDLVCSWGPMILGHAHPAVVEAVRRVAANGLSFGAPTPSETELAAEIIGRIAPVERIRLVNSGTEATMSAIRLARGYTGRAKIIKFSGCYHGHSDALLADAGSGVATLGLPSSPGVTGAAAADTIVMPYNNVAAIEDIFAQFGDEIACVITEASPGNMGTVPPLPGYNAALRRITADHGALLISDEVMTGFRVSRSGWYGIDPVDADLFTFGKVMSGGLPAAAFGGRAEVMERLAPLGPVYQAGTLSGNPVAMAAGLATLRAADDAVYASLDANADRLDGLFAAALTEAGVAHRVQRAGNMLSVFFTEQPVTDFASARASETWRFPAFFHGLLDAGIYAPPSAFETWFVSAALDDDAFDRIAAALPSAARAAAEATPPV, via the coding sequence ATGCGCAGCACCTCCTCAGCGACGGCGACCTCCGCTGCGCTGTTCACCGACGCATGCGCGCTCATCCCAGGTGGGGTGAACTCCCCGGTCCGGGCGTTCAACTCGGTCGGCGGCACCCCGCGGTTCATCACCTCGGCCAGTGGCTACTGGCTCACCGACGCCGACGACAACAAATATGTCGACCTCGTGTGCTCCTGGGGACCGATGATCCTCGGGCACGCACACCCCGCCGTCGTCGAAGCCGTCCGACGTGTCGCCGCCAACGGCCTGTCGTTCGGTGCCCCCACCCCGTCGGAGACCGAGCTCGCCGCGGAGATCATCGGGCGCATCGCGCCCGTAGAGCGGATCCGCCTCGTGAACTCCGGTACCGAGGCCACCATGAGCGCGATCAGGCTCGCCCGCGGATACACCGGCCGGGCCAAGATCATCAAGTTCTCCGGCTGCTATCACGGCCACAGCGATGCCCTCCTCGCCGACGCCGGGTCCGGTGTCGCCACGCTCGGCCTGCCCTCGTCGCCCGGTGTCACCGGCGCCGCTGCAGCCGACACGATCGTCATGCCGTACAACAACGTCGCCGCGATCGAGGACATCTTCGCTCAGTTCGGCGACGAGATCGCCTGCGTCATCACCGAGGCCAGCCCAGGCAACATGGGCACAGTCCCGCCGCTGCCCGGCTACAACGCGGCGCTGCGACGCATCACCGCCGACCACGGCGCCCTGCTGATCTCCGACGAGGTGATGACCGGATTCCGGGTCAGCCGATCAGGTTGGTACGGAATCGATCCCGTCGATGCGGACCTTTTCACGTTCGGCAAGGTCATGAGCGGCGGCCTGCCCGCCGCGGCGTTCGGGGGAAGGGCGGAGGTGATGGAACGACTGGCTCCGCTCGGACCCGTCTACCAGGCAGGCACCCTGTCGGGTAATCCGGTGGCGATGGCCGCTGGGCTGGCCACGCTGCGCGCGGCCGACGACGCCGTATACGCAAGCCTGGACGCCAACGCCGACCGCCTCGACGGACTGTTCGCCGCGGCGCTGACCGAAGCCGGTGTGGCGCACCGGGTTCAGCGCGCCGGCAACATGCTCAGCGTGTTCTTCACCGAGCAGCCGGTGACCGACTTCGCGTCAGCGCGGGCGTCGGAAACCTGGCGCTTCCCCGCCTTCTTCCACGGGCTGCTCGACGCGGGGATCTATGCGCCGCCCAGCGCATTCGAAACCTGGTTTGTCTCAGCCGCTCTGGATGACGACGCATTCGACCGCATCGCCGCCGCCCTGCCGAGCGCCGCGCGTGCCGCAGCGGAAGCGACACCGCCCGTATGA
- a CDS encoding TetR/AcrR family transcriptional regulator, which translates to MPGPDPTTEAILDAAVVEFEQHGFRRVAIDDVARRAKVSRTTIYRRFRNKDELVAAVIERENVTLFADIANELKQAGPQANYYVEAFTLAILKFRRHRVLDRMIRDEPALVLELAAQHHGAAIVRMAEALRVIFPAGFAQRIGERAVNEFADTILRYAAMALLLPSAQPLDSADDIRAFATQHFLPSLPAALRTVLAG; encoded by the coding sequence ATGCCAGGGCCTGACCCCACGACGGAAGCGATCCTCGACGCCGCCGTCGTCGAGTTCGAACAACACGGATTCCGCCGGGTTGCGATCGACGATGTCGCACGGCGCGCCAAGGTCAGCCGCACGACCATCTACCGGCGGTTCCGCAACAAGGACGAGTTGGTCGCGGCCGTCATCGAACGCGAGAACGTGACGCTGTTCGCCGACATCGCCAACGAGCTGAAACAGGCGGGCCCGCAGGCGAACTATTACGTCGAGGCATTCACCCTCGCGATCCTGAAGTTTCGCAGGCACCGCGTCCTCGACCGCATGATCAGGGACGAGCCGGCGCTGGTCCTCGAACTGGCGGCTCAGCACCACGGTGCCGCGATCGTCCGAATGGCCGAGGCGTTGCGGGTCATCTTCCCGGCCGGCTTCGCCCAGCGGATCGGTGAGCGGGCCGTCAACGAATTCGCCGACACGATTCTGCGGTATGCGGCGATGGCGCTGCTCCTGCCCAGCGCACAACCGCTGGACAGCGCTGACGACATCCGGGCGTTCGCCACGCAGCACTTCCTCCCCAGCCTTCCTGCCGCGCTGCGCACCGTTCTCGCTGGTTAG
- a CDS encoding PNPOx family protein, whose translation MAYLKPPWFTRAIFNKIAMATGVGGSQTLIVTKRLSRQPQQIPVVVPEVDGVKYLVSTRGEAEWVKNVRAIPEVMVGDRKYAAQEIPVEQRAPVIAAYRPLAGKVVEGYWRQLPDDADHPVFALTPKG comes from the coding sequence ATGGCGTACCTCAAGCCCCCGTGGTTCACGCGGGCGATATTCAACAAGATCGCGATGGCGACCGGTGTCGGCGGCAGCCAAACTCTGATCGTGACCAAGCGCCTCAGCAGGCAACCGCAGCAGATCCCGGTGGTCGTGCCCGAGGTCGACGGGGTCAAGTACCTCGTGTCCACGCGCGGCGAGGCGGAGTGGGTGAAGAACGTGCGTGCCATACCCGAGGTCATGGTCGGCGACCGGAAGTACGCCGCCCAGGAGATTCCGGTCGAGCAGCGGGCACCCGTCATCGCCGCGTACCGCCCGCTGGCGGGAAAAGTCGTCGAGGGGTACTGGCGCCAGCTGCCCGATGACGCCGATCACCCGGTGTTCGCGCTGACGCCGAAGGGCTGA